The stretch of DNA CAGCCGCGCACCTGGAGCAGCTGCGCGGCGGTCAGCGTCGGGACCGCCTTCAGCAGCGCCTCGGTCAGCTCGTGCCGGAACTCCGCCACGGACAGCAGGTCGCACTCGGAGTCGTCGGCGTCCCCGGTCGCCTTCACCACAGTGCTCAGCGCCGAGCTGGGCCGCACCGCGGGCACCGGGCTGAGCTGTTCGATGATGCGGACGTCCGACGCCTTGGGGCCCCGTTCCCCCTCCTCCACCGCGAACGACACCCGCAACCCCGGACGGAACAGGTACTTGTCGTCCAGCAGGT from Streptomyces pactum encodes:
- a CDS encoding cold-shock protein, which codes for MTTGKVVRFDEIRGYGFIAPDNGTEDVFMHVNDLLDDKYLFRPGLRVSFAVEEGERGPKASDVRIIEQLSPVPAVRPSSALSTVVKATGDADDSECDLLSVAEFRHELTEALLKAVPTLTAAQLLQVRGCVDELARAHRWIDQ